The nucleotide sequence CAGTAGTTCCTTTTACAAGCACTGTCACGCCAGGAAGCCCTTGGCCACCTGCTGAGTCAGTTACGCGGCCCGAAATACTGCGATCTTGCGCCACTGCCTGCTGCATCAGGACAGGTGACGCGAGAAGCGCGCTGAGGAAAAGTTTTCTCATGTAGCTTAAGTAGTTTAGTGAGTGAAATTGAATATTTGAAGAATGCTTTTTTCAAACATAACAAATAAACTCCACCATATCACGTATAATTATGTCCTATAATAGTCCTAACTAAAGACATTTTAGCTTTCATATACAGCACTTAATCTAACAGACCTACCTAAATCATTTTAGCCGATAATTAGTAATGTTACGGCTACCACTCAAACGCAATTATTTCAATATTTCGGGAGTTCGAAACAGTAATCAGTAAGGCACAAGCACTTACTTTAGGAGCACAGACGGTAGCATTTTCGCCATTCATGCTAACCGCTTAGACACTGCAACGCTTGATGGGTGCATCTTTTAAGCGCGTTAGCGGCTCTTGCACAGTTGATCGTTCAGGTACGCACAAAAAAAGGCTGTCGATATCGACAGCCTTTTTTTCCTTTACAAGGATGTACGCTACTAACGCTTGTCCCAGAACAGTTTGGTAGTTACCACATCACCACCGATTGCAGAAGAAGCGGCATTATAATTAGCCGTGTTCACGTTCTGCTCGGCGACTGGATAAGGTAAGCGCAAGGGAATTTCGCTGTTGGCTGTGGCTGGTTTGGTAAGACGTGGTGTATCCAGTCTTCTCCATTCCTTGTAAGCTTCAGTAGGCTGATTGTACAGCGCAATCCACTTCTGGTTACCTATCTTTTCTCTGTAGTCAGCACCTGGTGCGGTGGCGTAAGCAACACTCGGCTGTGCCAAGTAAGCCGTTGCCTCAGCCTGCGTGCCTCCCCACTCTAGAATCGATGCTGTGATTCCTGCATTGTAATGCTCCGTAACTGTCCCTGCGATGTAGCCTCTTGCAACTGCTTCAGCTAGCATAAATTCAACTTGCGCGTAGGACATCACTACACCAGGCAATGTCTGCTGACGAAGTTTATCACCTGCAGGAGAATACTCGTCGTATGGATTTGACGCACCATACTCTCCTCCAACGAAATCAGGTGCACCTGCTGCAGGCGAATCCGCAGGATTGAAGTAGTCGTCTAGGCGTGGATCTTCCTTTGTTCTTAGTTGATCAACGAAGAGGCTAGTACCTACAAAGTCATTACGTCCACTTCTTACCAAATCTTCATATAAAGGGTTGGTGTTCGGGAAAGTAGCATCAAATGCCAAGTCAACGATGTCATCATTGGAAGCAAGAACTTTTCCAACTGTAGAGGCCACCATGGTTCTGGCTTTGGCATCATCTACATCAGCAATAGTGAGTGCCATCCGCAGCTTCAGAGAGTTTGCGAATTTCAACCACAACGCCATGTCGCCGCCATTGATCAAATCATAGTCGCCTAAGCCTGCACCTGGCTTAAGTTGTCCTATAACAGCGTCTAGGCGCGTAATAAGATCAGCGTAGATAGCAGCTTGACTATCATATACCGGCAGTGCCGAGTTGATGTTCAGGGCCTGCGTGTACGGCACATCGCCAAAAGTTTCCACCAAAACTGCCCAAGTATATATTTCTAATACTTCGGCGCAGGCTATCTGATTTGCTTTAACTGGTTCAGTAAGTAGCTTATCAGCTGCAATATTGGTCTTCGCTTCTCTTAAGTCACGAAGCACATCCCGGTACAGGGCGTTCCAATATCCTCCGTTGATATCACGCGTGTTGATATCGTAACGGCTTTCTTGAGGATAGTCGGTAGCGGCCCAATATTGAACGTAAAAGCGAAATGGATTCAGGTTTACGTTTGCACTGTTTATTGTACGAACCAAGTTACGTTCGGCATTGGCAACGAAAGTTGCGCCGGGCGCAGTCCCCACTGTAGCTCTCTTTGGATCGATGTTGTAATCTTCCAAAGAGTCTATGCAGGAGGTTGTCAGCAAAGCTGCTGATAGAGCATATATGAGTGATTTTTTCATTTTTGTTTAGAAGCTAAGTCTGATGTTTGCACCGATAGTACGAACAGCAGGATATGCACCAGTCGAATAACCTTGGCCAGCGTTACCAACGCTCAATGCATCTTCAGGATCTGCGTCTGGCAGATTCTTGTTGATGATCCAAAGGTTTCTACCTACTAGAGATAGGTCAACCCCTTTTACACCATTTATCTTCGACAAGAGTATCTTAGGCAAAGAGTATGTGATAGCCACTTCACGTAGCTTCACAAAGCTAGCATCATACACAAAGGCCGCCGCTGGATTGAAAGTAGTTCCGTAAGCAGTTGCACCGGTAAATTCACCATCTACAATACCGCTGTTATCGGCACGTACTGTGTTAGGCGAGCCATCGGCCTGTACTCCTGAAAGAAGAACACCACCACCCTGGCTGATTGGATCACGCGAAGGATTTCCTAGCTCGTTGAGCCCGGCAGTCTCATCTGGTAAACCAGTGTCCAGACCATACGCGCGGTCAAGTGAGAACACATCTCCACCATGGCGAATATCCACCAAGAAGTAAAGAGAGATACCTTTGTAGTTGAATGTATTGGCAACACCACCCGTCCAATCTGGGTTAGGATTACCTATCTCCTCGTTGGCAGTAGCGCTTTCTACGTAACGGCCGTTAGTCCCTACTAAACGCTGACCATTGAGGTAAGTGTAATTAGTTCCCCGCAGCATACCAAATGGCTTTCCAACAGTAGCGTTCGAAGAGACACCACCCTGGTAGCTAGCTATTTGGATGCTTGGAACTCCTTCATACAAAGAGAGGACTTCGTTGCGGTTTCTGGTCCAGTTAGCGTTGATAGTCCAGGTGAAATTATCTGACCTGAAAGGGCTTGCGAATGCCGTAAGCTCAATCCCTCGGTTACGAACCTCACCAGAGTTTACATAACGGGAATTGTAACCAGAAGCTCTCGAAACGTTTACTGGGATGATTTGGTCAACAGTATTTTGCTGATAAACTGTTACATCAAATCCCAGGCGGCTTTGCAAGAAAGCCATCTCAACGCCGGCTTCGCCACTTTTCGTGCGCTCTGGTTTTAATTCCTCGTTGTTTTTAGTGCCTGCTACCGAGAACAATGGGATTGAACCGAATGCAGTAGGCTTGTCATATACATCAAATACGCTTTGTGGCGTAGCACCTTGTCCTACCTCCGCGTAGTTAACCCGGGCTTTGCCATACGAGAGCCAGCTTACATCTTTCAGTAGTTCTGAGAAAACAAAACCAGTTGCTACCGAAGGATAAATGAAAGCATTGTTTTTATTAGGTAGAGTGGTCGACTTATCTCTTCTGGCAGTAAGATCCAGGAAGAGCATATCCCTGTAGCCGAACGTACCGCTAGCAAATATACCGTCAACTCCTCTTTTTGTCTCCACTTCATCAATACCAGGAGCCGGAGGGGTTATTGGCTCTAAACTGTTCGACAATGAGTACAGTCCTGGAACTACCAAGCCGCCATTGGTTGTGGAACGCACAAACCCAAAGCTCTCACGGCGAATGTTAGCACCAGCTAAGCCTTTAAAGCTTACACCTTCCGTGATATTGGCCGAGAAATTACCAATCAGATCAAAGTTGGCTTCCCGTCCAACACGGTTGTAGCGCGAATAACCTGGTACGCCCACAGAAGTTACAGCATACCGCTCCTCTTGGAATTCGTCGTACGAGTCGAGGGTCACGCGGCCCAATACGTTAAACCAGTCAGCAAACTTGTAGGTAGCTGCTACGTTACCGAATGTGCGGTAACGAGAGTCAGTTTCGTAGCTCTGATTACGTGAAAAGTACGGGTTGTTCCAGTACTGACCAGTAGCACCAGCAGTAGGGCTGCTCAAGTTCCACGTTGCGTTCAGCTGCTGGTAGTTGTATGCATCTTCCAGTTCTTTGATATCAACGTTCGTCTGCCACCACTGGCGGAAGTTGGTCATCAAGTTCTCGCTGTATGCTCCGCTATAACCCGTTGCATAGCGACCCTGGCCCTTCACCTGGGAGAAGTTAACCGAAGCACTGGTAGTTAAGCGCGGTGTTAGGTTCAACGACCCTGCAAAGTTTACAATGTTCTTGTTCACCTCGCTATTCGGTAGAATACCCTTGTCACGAACACTGTTGTAGCCTAACTTAAAGTATCCATTGTCGTTGCCTCCGTCAATGGTGATACTGTTGTTCAGGGTACTAGCTGTTTTGAAGAACTTGGAAGGATCATTTTCAGCCGCAACCCAAGGAGTGGCTTTGCCAAAGTTGGGATTACCTGGCGTGAAAGCAGTCCACTGGTAGACCTGTAAGCTAGGATCAAAGCGCGGTCCAAAAGAAGCGTCATGAGTCAAACGAACTAATGGATCAATAACACCGTCGCCGTCGAAGTCACGAGTTCTAGTGAACGTAGGATAGTATCCTCCTCCATATTCCTTCTGGTATTTAATGAAAGTGCTCTTATCAATGCGGCCTCCTGTGATACCAGCATTGATAGTAACGCCTAGTCCTTTTCTACCTTTCTTGGTGGTGATAAGGATTACGCCATTAGAAGCCCGCTCTCCGTAGAGAGCAGTAGCTGCTGCCCCTTTTAGAATGGTTGTTGTGGCAATGTCATCTGGGTTAAGATCAGACGCTGCGTTGCCATAGTCATATCCACCTCCACCAGTTTGCTGACCAGCAGTATTTGTATTGGAGTTGCTAATAGGCACACCATCAATCACATACAGTGGCTGATTGCTATTAAACAACGACTTGGTTCCCCGAATTGTAACGTTGGTAGAGCCACCGAGCGTATTGCTTTGGCGGATGTTTACACCTGCTACTTTGCCCGATAAGCCGTTGATAGGGTTAGGGTTACGAGCAACTGTAATACTTTGACCTTCTACCTGCGTAGCGGAATAAGCTAGCGAGTTACGGGTTCTTTCTACACCCAACGCGGTTACAACCACTTCGCTGAGTTGCTTGGCGTCGGTGCCCATACCAACATCGATACTAGATGCTGTGCCAATAGGCCGCTCAACGCTAGTATATCCTATAAAGCTGTAAGTAAGAGTAGTAGCAGTAGCTGGAACACTTAGCGAATAGGAACCATCAGCACTTGTTGAAGCGCCAATAGAAGTTCCCTTAACCAGCACTGTTACCCCGGGAAGCCCTTGGCCGGTTGCCGTGTCGGTCACGCGGCCCGTGATATTGCGATTCTGCGCCGCCGCCTGCTGCACCAGGACGGGCGATACCAGAAGCGCACTCAAGAGAAGTTTTCTCATGTAATTGAGTGATTTGGTGAGTAGAAATGAATAAATGAGGAAAGTTTATCCCAAACATAATCAATAAACACGTCGCCTACATATGAAAATTTTACACTTGAGCTACTAGTAGGCAGAAAAACGGACTTTTAAATCCTGTTATAGAACAAATAAGGGGCATGCATTTTCCTATACACAGAATTTGTATCAGCATATTTCAACAAAGTTGGATTTATATTATAAAATATTAATATTTATATAAAACAGCTTTTCTCTTCCATAGCGCCTCTAATTTGTACTCACACATTTACTAATCCTTACCATAGCTCTTACGAGCCAACAAACATGAACACGAGTAGTCTATATTGTAACTATACTTAGCCTCCTTTCAGATTACACACCAAGGCAACAACAGCCAAACCCTTGCTAAGTCGATACTCAATTTAAAGAACCTATAATGCTCCCTTATTGACTCAACAAAGAACTTCAAGAGAGCATAATATTTAGAAGCAATTACATGAACTGTGAAGAAAACTAGAACGCTTTGACATTTTTTATTACTTCTGCTAATCTCTCCATATAAACTTGGCTGATGCATAACTTTCTTTGGTATGCATTATTACAACATCATAGTATACCTACATCTTCTGCAACTATATAAATGCTTACTAAGGTCCCATTATGAATATTGGTTTTAATGTTAAGCCCTTAGCTATTACACACAATTTGAATATTCCTTGGAACATGGTGCTAGGTGGCGTATTTGTTCATGCAGGAAGATGAGCCTACATGTGCGCTGTATAACCGACCGATTTATTGAAATTTCTGATCAGTATTGGACAATCAGCAAATGCACTATTATTACCTCTAAGTTAAAGCTGTGAACTATATATCACTTCAATATATCAGATACATATAGTCACAAGCCCTATAGGTGTACTGTGCCATTGGGCGAGAAATCAGATACAGTACAAACCAACTTATGGCCAATAGATATAAGTGTATGCCTGCCTGTAACCATATCTTAGGCTACTAATTGTGCTCTTTACAGGGTAGCCTCAGCTAGACGAGTCTTGTAGAAATTTACTCTCGACAGATAGTCATGCATATTATTTACTTCAGGAATGCCCGCATACCAAATATAGGATAAATCCTGAAATACTAAATGTTTAGTTGTCATTATCACTATTGCTTGACAATTCATCAATCGACAACCTGCTACACCATAATAATATAGTAAAGGGGAGCTGGACACTACTTAATTCTTTCTCCTTGCTAATTTCTATTATAGAAAAACTTGATACATACTGACCACCATCATCGAACGCCGCGTTACGGCTACTTTACTATTCGTTTAACATGATACTTTACACATGGAAAGCTCTCATAACTTACGAGTTCGCTGTGTACATCTACTATTTGCAAACAACAGCTTGACAAACATATGTCCGCATCAATTGTGAAATTTTAACATACGATTTCCTTTTTCTTCTAAAAAAATACAATTTTTCACTTTTCTATATGCACGTGAGCAACATTTTTATTTAACAAGGCTATTTTTAAAATTATGCTTGTAATTTGTGGCTATAAACCGCTCTTTTTCACGCTAAACGCAGATTTATTTCCTTCATTTTTACACCTTCTACATGAATAAAACCCTACTCATGAGTCCTGTACTCATGGCCGGCCTGTTGCAGCAGGTGGCGGCACAAGACCGGAGCATCTCTGGTAAAGTAACGGATCGGCAGACTGGTGAAGGCCTACCCGGTGTAACAGTACTCGTAAAAGGCACGACAAATGGTGTTTCCACGAATTCGGACGGTAGCTTTAACTTAAGCAATGCGCCAGCATCCGGTGGTACGCTTGTTTTTAGCTCGGTTGGATACATTTCTGTAGAGCGTGCGCTCGGTAATGAAAGCACCCTCAACGTAGGCCTTGCTACAGACTCAAAGCAGTTGAGCGAAGTAGTTGTTACTGCTTTAGGGCAAGAGGCACAAAAGAAATCATTGGGATATTCTGTATCTCAAGTGCAAGCTGAAGAACTTACTCAAGCTCGTCAGACCAACGTAGTAAATTCGCTAGCTGGCAAAGTGGCTGGTGTGCGAGTTCAAGCCTCTAACGGCATGGTTGGTTCCTCTTCGAATATTTTCATTCGTGGTCTAACCACGTTCAACGGTAGCAACCAGCCTTTGTTCGTAGTTGATGGTATTCCAATCGATAACGGCGGTGGTACTAACGCTCTGCAAGGTGGTGTATCCAATTCCAACCGGGCCATTGACATCAACCAAGACGACATTGAAACAGTATCCATTCTGAAAGGGCCTGCAGCGGCTGTGCTTTATGGGTCGCGTGCAGCCTCGGGTGCTATTCTCATCACTACAAAGCGAGGTGCGACGCTAGGCTCTAAGAAGCAATCCATAAACGTAACTTCTAACTACAATATAGTTAAAGTAGGGCGCCTACCCGATTACCAGAACACGTACGGGCAAGGCAACCGCGGTAACTTTAATAACATAGCGCAGGGTTCATGGGGGCCACGTGCTACAGGCCAAATTGTTACTAACTTCCGTGGTGAAGATGAAGCACTGACTATCAATCCTGACGTTATTGAGGACATCTTTCAAACAGGCTCTAACTTCCAAAATAACGTTTCTCTATCTGGAGCAACTGAGCGTACTCGCTATTTCGCTTCCTATGGCAACCTACATGAAGTAGGAGTATTAGATAACAACGACCTGAAGCGTAATACTGTAACGTTTAACGGTAATGCTCAATTAACGGAAAAGTTGCGTACCGGAGTCAATGTAATTTTCTCCAATAGCGTTTCTAAACGTACCCCGCAAGGCAACCAGTTATCTAACCCTTTTTTCCGGACTTGGTTCTTACCACGTAGTTATGACGTGCACAAGTACCCATTTGAGCTATCCAATGGTGGTCAGCAGGTTCTGAATGCTGCAGGAGGTACCGCTATACCAAGCAACACATGGTACAGCAGCGATGACAATCCTCTGTGGACAATCAAAAACAACCGGTATAATGACGAGGTAAACCGCATTGTTGGCAACGTCAGCATAGGATACGATTTCGCTGATTGGTTATCCTTGGATTACAAACTTGGCACTGATACCTACGCTCAGGAGAGCAAACAGGTCAATTCGCGCGACAGCCGGGGTACAAGTATTGTAAATACAAACCCTACCCTCATTGGAAACATTCGTGACCGGACCTATACTCGTCGGGAACTCAGTTCTTATTTGAACTTAACTCTCAAGCACGATATCAACGAGGATTTCAATTTACGCCTGCTTTTAGGTAATGAAATCAACCAACGTCGCGACAACGACGTGGGCGTTACTGGAAGTGATATCCAGGTTCGGGGATACGATAACATCACAAGCGCTAAAACTTTCATTCCTTTCGGTCTCGAAACTGAGACCCGGCTGATTGGTTTTTATGGTGATTTGAATGTTGGGTACAAAGACTTTGCTTTCCTCGGACTGACTGGTCGTAATGACTACTCTTCTACCTTCAGCAAAGAGAACCGCTCGTATTTCTACCCTGGTGCATCGCTTAGCATTGTCTTCACCGAAGCTATACCAAGCTTGAAAGACAACAAAATTTTCACTTCCGGCAAACTCAGAGGTGCTGCCGCTACAGTAGGTCGTGAAGCTCCAGTATACTCTACGGATACCTACTTTGCTTCTACCAACAACCCTTCAGACGGCTTTGGCCCCGCAATCAACTTCCCTTTCCGTGGTCAACTAGGACAATCATTGGATAACGTAGGCGGCAACCCAAATCTAGGTCCAGAATTCACGACTACTTACGAAGCGGGTGTTGACTTGAGTTTCTTCGGTGGCCGTTTGAGCTTAGAAGGGACTGTTTACAACCAGCAGAGTAAAGATATCATCTTCCAAGTACCAGTTGCTGGGGCTTCTGGGTTCACCAACATATTCCAGAATATTGGTAAGTCAGAGGCAAAAGGAATAGAGTTGCTTATTACGTCAACCCCTGTGAAGATTGGTGGCTTCACCTATAGCAACTCGATCAACTGGACGCGCATTCGTAACCGTGTTATATCGTTGGCTCCTGGTGTAGACCAGATTACTTTAGGTGGCTTTGTGTCACCTAGCACCCGCCTGATTGCGGGCCAGCCATACGGCGTACTTTTCGGTTCCGTATTCCAGCGTTCGCCTCAAGGTGAGCTGTTGTTGACTCCTCAGGGTCGCACTCAATTGGCATTGGATAACAAGGTAGTTGGTGATCCTAACCCGCAATGGACTGGTGGATTCACAAACACCTTCTCTTACAAAGGCCTGACTCTTAATACACTTCTGGATATACGCTATGGCGGCGACATCATTTCCCGCAACGTGAGTGATATGCGTCGTCAAGGGGCAGTAAAAGAAACCGCTGACCGCGATAATGTATATGTTATCAAAGGCGTAATTGCTCAAGCCGATGGGAGTTTCACGCCCAACAATGTTCAGATTACAGCCGAAGACTATTTCGAGGACCTTTATGGATTTGGCAAAGCAGAATTCGTAGTGTTTGACGCTTCCTGGATTCGCCTACGTGAGGTAGCTCTAACTTACGCCTTACCTAAGTCAATAACTGATAGAACGTTCTTGGGTAATGTAGAGTTAGGGCTGAATGCACGCAACGTGTTCTTGTACTCTCCTAATGTGCCTCATATTGACCCAGAAGTTAACGCTCAAGGTCAAAGCAACTCACAGGGTCTGGAATTCAACGCTCTGCCCCAGTCACGTACGTACGGCGCTTCGATTCGCCTCACCTTCTAATTGCTTAACCTGAGATAACATGCGCTTTTTTCGCTTTACTAAATACGTTGCATTTACAGCCTCACTAGGGCTGCTGGGTGCTTGCGACGATTTTCTAGACGTGAACCAGAGCCCTAATGCTATATTGGTTGCTCCGGCACCTAACGTATTAGTGGCAGCCGAAAGTCACGTAGGCTTCCAAATGGGGTCTGACATCAGCCGCTTCAGTCTTTTATTTGCCCAGCAATTTGCAGGGCAAGGTGGAGGTGGTATTCAGGGTGCTGAATATGACCGATATAACCTTACAGCTACCGATATCAACAACGTGTGGCGTAGTGGTATCTACGGAGGTGGGCTAGCAGACCTCCAAAAACTGATCGATCAGACCCAGGCTACCAGCCCACATTATGCTGGTGTCAGTAAGATTATGCAGGCTTACCTGTATGGCATCACAACAGATACTTGGGGAGATATTCCTTACACAGAGGCTCTGAAGTTTGCCACTAACGTTCAGCCAACTTATACCGCCTCCGCAGATGTCTACACTGGCCTTATCACGCTTATCGACTCAGGTATTGAGGATCTTGATAAGACCTCAGCGCTTGCAATAAGCACCGATGACCTAATATATGGTGGTGATTTAGCTAAATGGAAGAAGTTTGCGAATACGCTCAAACTACGGCTGTATTTGCATTATTATCCCAAGGTATCTCCCACCGCTACTAGCAGCATTGCAAAATTGCTTGAACAAGGGCCGAACAGCTTCATGACCAGCAATGCAGATAATTTTCAACTGAATTTTGCTGCTGTATCAAATAACGAGAACCCCATCCACCAGTTCGATCTTCGTCGTCCAAACCAAATTTTTCCGAGCGCGACGATCGTTAATTTGATGAATGGCAAAACAGACCCACGTCGAGCTTCTTACTTCACCGTGTTTCCATCAGGTGGTCAACAGTACACTGGTGCTGTCAATGGTACTGGTACGAACGGAGTTAGTACCTCTTTCTCACGTCTTCATACTTTCATTCGTGGTGCGGCCACTACTACAGGTACTACCACCACGTACACTGGCGCGGCCCCGGTTCGGATGCTAACATTTGCTGAGTATAACTTTATCTTGGCTGAGTATTACCAGCGTACAGGAAACACAACCAGTGCTATAACTGCTCTCAACGCCGGTATCCGTGCATCTATGACAATGGCAGATGTTTCCGCGGCTGATGCAGATGCGTATGTGTTGCGTGTACCAGCTCTAATTGCAGCTAATGGTTTGCTAAGAACAATAATTGAGGAGAAGTTTGTAGCCAATTTTGGTGTAGCAGTGGAGCCTTGGACTGACTGGCGCCGTACCGGCTTCCCGGCCTTACCTCTTGCCACAAATGCTGCTGTCCAGCAGATTCCACGTATTCTCCCTTACTCTGATCTGGAGCGTGTAGCTAATCCAGCAAATACCCCAGCGCGGACCGATTTGACGGCTCCATCTGTATTCTGGGATCCAGGCCGCTAGTAGTTGTTGCCCCGTGAGCACCCTATTAACAGCTCACGGGGTACCCTTCTCTTTTTCAATAAGATTCGATACATGAAAAAATTCATTTACAATATTCTGTTACTTTTAGTAACAGTTGTGGCTCTAGCTAGCTGCGAAAAGGAAGAAGAAAACTTCCGCGTGACACCTCAAACGCAAATTGTCTTCGACGACAACATCGACAAGATTACTGCTAGCTACCGCTCTACTGGCAACGTTGTGTTGAAGATAGCTGCCCCAGGAGCTACTAGCGTTAGAGTCACGAGTACATATACCGGAGGGTCTGTAGTTCTAGGTAATCTACCTGTGACTGACGGATTCGTAACCCTCAGTGTGCCTGCTACTTCAGTACGAGCATCAGGTACCTTAGTCGGCTCCTACTCTTTTAGAGTAGATGCTACATTACCAGACGGAAGTATAGAAACCCGTTTTTTTACGGCTGCTATAACTGCTTAATAATTAGGCTAGAGAAAGCTATTAATGGCTTA is from Hymenobacter tibetensis and encodes:
- a CDS encoding SusD/RagB family nutrient-binding outer membrane lipoprotein, translated to MKKSLIYALSAALLTTSCIDSLEDYNIDPKRATVGTAPGATFVANAERNLVRTINSANVNLNPFRFYVQYWAATDYPQESRYDINTRDINGGYWNALYRDVLRDLREAKTNIAADKLLTEPVKANQIACAEVLEIYTWAVLVETFGDVPYTQALNINSALPVYDSQAAIYADLITRLDAVIGQLKPGAGLGDYDLINGGDMALWLKFANSLKLRMALTIADVDDAKARTMVASTVGKVLASNDDIVDLAFDATFPNTNPLYEDLVRSGRNDFVGTSLFVDQLRTKEDPRLDDYFNPADSPAAGAPDFVGGEYGASNPYDEYSPAGDKLRQQTLPGVVMSYAQVEFMLAEAVARGYIAGTVTEHYNAGITASILEWGGTQAEATAYLAQPSVAYATAPGADYREKIGNQKWIALYNQPTEAYKEWRRLDTPRLTKPATANSEIPLRLPYPVAEQNVNTANYNAASSAIGGDVVTTKLFWDKR
- a CDS encoding SusC/RagA family TonB-linked outer membrane protein, with product MRKLLLSALLVSPVLVQQAAAQNRNITGRVTDTATGQGLPGVTVLVKGTSIGASTSADGSYSLSVPATATTLTYSFIGYTSVERPIGTASSIDVGMGTDAKQLSEVVVTALGVERTRNSLAYSATQVEGQSITVARNPNPINGLSGKVAGVNIRQSNTLGGSTNVTIRGTKSLFNSNQPLYVIDGVPISNSNTNTAGQQTGGGGYDYGNAASDLNPDDIATTTILKGAAATALYGERASNGVILITTKKGRKGLGVTINAGITGGRIDKSTFIKYQKEYGGGYYPTFTRTRDFDGDGVIDPLVRLTHDASFGPRFDPSLQVYQWTAFTPGNPNFGKATPWVAAENDPSKFFKTASTLNNSITIDGGNDNGYFKLGYNSVRDKGILPNSEVNKNIVNFAGSLNLTPRLTTSASVNFSQVKGQGRYATGYSGAYSENLMTNFRQWWQTNVDIKELEDAYNYQQLNATWNLSSPTAGATGQYWNNPYFSRNQSYETDSRYRTFGNVAATYKFADWFNVLGRVTLDSYDEFQEERYAVTSVGVPGYSRYNRVGREANFDLIGNFSANITEGVSFKGLAGANIRRESFGFVRSTTNGGLVVPGLYSLSNSLEPITPPAPGIDEVETKRGVDGIFASGTFGYRDMLFLDLTARRDKSTTLPNKNNAFIYPSVATGFVFSELLKDVSWLSYGKARVNYAEVGQGATPQSVFDVYDKPTAFGSIPLFSVAGTKNNEELKPERTKSGEAGVEMAFLQSRLGFDVTVYQQNTVDQIIPVNVSRASGYNSRYVNSGEVRNRGIELTAFASPFRSDNFTWTINANWTRNRNEVLSLYEGVPSIQIASYQGGVSSNATVGKPFGMLRGTNYTYLNGQRLVGTNGRYVESATANEEIGNPNPDWTGGVANTFNYKGISLYFLVDIRHGGDVFSLDRAYGLDTGLPDETAGLNELGNPSRDPISQGGGVLLSGVQADGSPNTVRADNSGIVDGEFTGATAYGTTFNPAAAFVYDASFVKLREVAITYSLPKILLSKINGVKGVDLSLVGRNLWIINKNLPDADPEDALSVGNAGQGYSTGAYPAVRTIGANIRLSF
- a CDS encoding SusC/RagA family TonB-linked outer membrane protein; the protein is MNKTLLMSPVLMAGLLQQVAAQDRSISGKVTDRQTGEGLPGVTVLVKGTTNGVSTNSDGSFNLSNAPASGGTLVFSSVGYISVERALGNESTLNVGLATDSKQLSEVVVTALGQEAQKKSLGYSVSQVQAEELTQARQTNVVNSLAGKVAGVRVQASNGMVGSSSNIFIRGLTTFNGSNQPLFVVDGIPIDNGGGTNALQGGVSNSNRAIDINQDDIETVSILKGPAAAVLYGSRAASGAILITTKRGATLGSKKQSINVTSNYNIVKVGRLPDYQNTYGQGNRGNFNNIAQGSWGPRATGQIVTNFRGEDEALTINPDVIEDIFQTGSNFQNNVSLSGATERTRYFASYGNLHEVGVLDNNDLKRNTVTFNGNAQLTEKLRTGVNVIFSNSVSKRTPQGNQLSNPFFRTWFLPRSYDVHKYPFELSNGGQQVLNAAGGTAIPSNTWYSSDDNPLWTIKNNRYNDEVNRIVGNVSIGYDFADWLSLDYKLGTDTYAQESKQVNSRDSRGTSIVNTNPTLIGNIRDRTYTRRELSSYLNLTLKHDINEDFNLRLLLGNEINQRRDNDVGVTGSDIQVRGYDNITSAKTFIPFGLETETRLIGFYGDLNVGYKDFAFLGLTGRNDYSSTFSKENRSYFYPGASLSIVFTEAIPSLKDNKIFTSGKLRGAAATVGREAPVYSTDTYFASTNNPSDGFGPAINFPFRGQLGQSLDNVGGNPNLGPEFTTTYEAGVDLSFFGGRLSLEGTVYNQQSKDIIFQVPVAGASGFTNIFQNIGKSEAKGIELLITSTPVKIGGFTYSNSINWTRIRNRVISLAPGVDQITLGGFVSPSTRLIAGQPYGVLFGSVFQRSPQGELLLTPQGRTQLALDNKVVGDPNPQWTGGFTNTFSYKGLTLNTLLDIRYGGDIISRNVSDMRRQGAVKETADRDNVYVIKGVIAQADGSFTPNNVQITAEDYFEDLYGFGKAEFVVFDASWIRLREVALTYALPKSITDRTFLGNVELGLNARNVFLYSPNVPHIDPEVNAQGQSNSQGLEFNALPQSRTYGASIRLTF
- a CDS encoding SusD/RagB family nutrient-binding outer membrane lipoprotein; the encoded protein is MRFFRFTKYVAFTASLGLLGACDDFLDVNQSPNAILVAPAPNVLVAAESHVGFQMGSDISRFSLLFAQQFAGQGGGGIQGAEYDRYNLTATDINNVWRSGIYGGGLADLQKLIDQTQATSPHYAGVSKIMQAYLYGITTDTWGDIPYTEALKFATNVQPTYTASADVYTGLITLIDSGIEDLDKTSALAISTDDLIYGGDLAKWKKFANTLKLRLYLHYYPKVSPTATSSIAKLLEQGPNSFMTSNADNFQLNFAAVSNNENPIHQFDLRRPNQIFPSATIVNLMNGKTDPRRASYFTVFPSGGQQYTGAVNGTGTNGVSTSFSRLHTFIRGAATTTGTTTTYTGAAPVRMLTFAEYNFILAEYYQRTGNTTSAITALNAGIRASMTMADVSAADADAYVLRVPALIAANGLLRTIIEEKFVANFGVAVEPWTDWRRTGFPALPLATNAAVQQIPRILPYSDLERVANPANTPARTDLTAPSVFWDPGR